A DNA window from Candidatus Stygibacter australis contains the following coding sequences:
- the pyk gene encoding pyruvate kinase, with translation MQKKTKIVATIGPACNSKEMISKLIKAGMNVARLNFSHGTHEEHLKVIKIIRELDKENNKIAILQDIAGPKIRIGEVINGPIFLHKRQKFNLTEKPVEGNQEQVMVNHPGFSKFVHNGDIIMINDGIVELVVKDVKQDVVICEVVSEGMISSRKGISLPTASAGVQLLSEKDKSDIRFGIKHGVDFMAISFVRNGNDIREVKEFIVKEGGSVPLIAKIEKPEALENFEEILAESNGIMIARGDLGVEVAFEKVPIIQKKLIRKTNRACKPVITATQMLVSMVDNLRPTRAEATDVANAILDGTDAVMLSEETAIGKNPELVVSTMNKMAIEVEKSLNRTYNINELRDDEAPTADLHVAETACRLTRGTDSKAIVCFTMSGSTARKVSRFRPRVPVIALTQNIKTCHQLSLSWGINPVMTKEVNSITEVIVEARNEIQKISVASKGDNFVITAGIPFNEAGKTNLTGVFEV, from the coding sequence ATGCAAAAGAAAACAAAGATTGTGGCAACAATTGGTCCAGCATGTAATTCTAAGGAAATGATCAGTAAATTGATCAAGGCAGGGATGAATGTAGCCAGGTTAAATTTTTCACATGGTACCCATGAAGAGCATCTTAAAGTAATTAAGATAATTCGGGAACTTGATAAAGAGAATAATAAAATTGCGATTTTACAGGATATTGCTGGTCCTAAGATAAGAATAGGTGAAGTCATAAATGGTCCAATATTTCTTCATAAGAGGCAGAAATTTAACTTAACTGAAAAACCAGTGGAAGGTAATCAAGAACAAGTTATGGTAAATCATCCCGGATTCAGCAAATTTGTTCATAATGGTGATATTATCATGATAAATGATGGTATTGTAGAGCTTGTAGTAAAAGATGTGAAGCAGGATGTGGTAATTTGTGAAGTAGTAAGCGAAGGAATGATTTCCTCAAGAAAAGGAATCAGTTTGCCTACTGCATCTGCTGGAGTGCAGCTTCTGAGCGAGAAAGACAAATCAGATATCCGTTTTGGGATAAAGCATGGAGTGGATTTTATGGCGATATCCTTTGTTCGAAATGGAAATGATATTAGAGAAGTTAAAGAATTTATAGTCAAAGAAGGTGGTTCAGTCCCTTTGATCGCTAAAATAGAAAAACCAGAAGCCTTAGAAAATTTTGAAGAAATATTAGCTGAATCAAATGGAATTATGATCGCGCGGGGAGATCTAGGTGTGGAAGTAGCTTTTGAAAAAGTTCCCATTATACAGAAAAAATTGATCAGAAAGACAAATAGAGCTTGTAAACCCGTAATCACAGCAACACAAATGCTGGTTTCGATGGTAGATAATCTTCGACCTACTCGTGCGGAAGCTACTGATGTTGCTAATGCAATACTGGATGGTACTGATGCCGTGATGCTTTCTGAAGAAACAGCAATTGGTAAGAATCCAGAACTTGTAGTGAGTACGATGAATAAAATGGCAATAGAAGTGGAAAAAAGTCTTAATCGCACCTATAATATAAATGAACTTAGGGATGATGAAGCCCCGACAGCAGATCTTCATGTGGCAGAAACTGCCTGCCGTCTTACTAGGGGTACTGATTCAAAAGCGATAGTATGCTTTACCATGAGTGGCTCCACTGCCAGGAAGGTTTCCAGATTCCGACCTCGAGTTCCAGTAATCGCCTTAACGCAAAATATTAAAACATGCCATCAATTGAGTCTAAGCTGGGGAATTAATCCGGTTATGACAAAGGAAGTAAATAGTATTACAGAAGTAATTGTTGAAGCCAGGAATGAGATCCAAAAGATATCTGTAGCATCTAAGGGTGATAATTTTGTTATTACAGCAGGAATACCCTTTAATGAAGCAGGTAAAACAAATCTTACTGGTGTATTTGAAGTATAA
- a CDS encoding class I SAM-dependent methyltransferase codes for MQKQAYSLFARYYDQYMAHVEYDSWVDFILGRYTRRYKKSPERVLELACGTGNISSRLVRRGCNVDATDISEAMLELARNKPFPANYEKGDMLEPITGDKYDLILLLFDSLNYLTKVEDVNIMLNNVSDSLSNKGLFIFDISTIRNCQENFDGFINIEDEERGFVIHESEFDNAKLMHTNHITFFVPEENHYQRYDEYHHQKIYQVETLVQFIKSSSLKLKGIYRLSEGESIMIPSVDYTYADKLYDRVFFVLESDNA; via the coding sequence ATGCAAAAACAGGCATATAGTTTATTTGCCAGATATTATGATCAATATATGGCACATGTGGAATATGATAGTTGGGTGGATTTTATATTGGGAAGGTATACCCGTAGATACAAAAAAAGTCCTGAAAGGGTATTGGAATTAGCTTGCGGAACAGGTAATATTTCCAGCAGATTAGTAAGACGTGGCTGTAATGTAGATGCAACTGATATATCTGAAGCCATGTTGGAATTAGCCAGAAACAAACCATTTCCAGCAAATTATGAAAAAGGTGATATGCTGGAACCTATTACTGGGGATAAATATGATCTTATTCTACTGTTGTTTGACAGCTTAAATTATCTTACTAAAGTTGAAGATGTTAATATTATGCTTAATAATGTGAGTGATTCATTAAGTAATAAGGGATTATTTATCTTTGATATCTCAACAATAAGGAATTGTCAAGAAAACTTTGATGGATTTATCAATATTGAAGATGAAGAAAGAGGATTTGTGATTCATGAAAGTGAATTTGATAATGCAAAATTGATGCATACAAATCATATCACATTTTTTGTACCTGAAGAGAATCATTATCAAAGGTATGATGAGTATCATCATCAAAAAATTTATCAGGTGGAAACACTAGTGCAATTTATAAAATCTTCCTCCCTTAAACTCAAGGGAATTTACCGATTATCTGAGGGTGAATCAATTATGATACCATCTGTAGATTACACTTACGCAGACAAACTTTATGATCGAGTGTTTTTTGTACTGGAATCAGATAATGCTTGA
- a CDS encoding ribonuclease HII: protein MLELDKSYFNNYEYITGIDEAGRGPLAGPLVVAAVTMKRGFLIEGLNDSKKLSDKTRRKLYQRIINEVVDYKIIVIGVDVIDRINILQATMLGMQKACTSLQKKGKILIDGNRIPEELKEMEAAAIVKGDQKVSAIAAASILAKVYRDDIMIELNEKYPEYGFAQNKGYGTKLHLRALVKHGVTDEHRKSYGPVAQQILYFD, encoded by the coding sequence ATGCTTGAACTTGACAAATCTTATTTTAATAATTATGAATATATAACAGGAATTGACGAAGCGGGTAGAGGTCCACTGGCAGGACCTTTAGTAGTTGCTGCAGTCACAATGAAAAGGGGATTCTTGATAGAGGGTTTGAATGATTCCAAGAAACTTAGTGATAAAACCAGACGTAAACTTTATCAAAGAATCATTAATGAGGTAGTCGATTACAAAATAATTGTGATTGGTGTGGATGTGATTGACAGAATTAATATCTTGCAGGCAACAATGCTGGGTATGCAAAAGGCATGCACCTCATTGCAGAAGAAAGGAAAAATTCTAATAGATGGGAACAGGATTCCGGAAGAACTGAAAGAGATGGAAGCTGCAGCGATTGTGAAAGGAGATCAGAAAGTTTCTGCCATTGCTGCAGCATCCATCCTGGCAAAAGTTTATAGAGATGATATTATGATAGAATTAAATGAGAAATATCCTGAATATGGTTTTGCCCAAAATAAGGGTTATGGTACAAAGCTTCATCTGAGAGCATTAGTAAAACATGGAGTAACAGATGAACACCGGAAGAGTTATGGCCCTGTAGCTCAGCAAATACTATATTTTGATTAA